From Nocardioides faecalis:
GATCTTGTTGACCACCAGGGTCGACAGCGCCTCGCCGTCGACGTCCTCGGCGAGGATGAACAGCGGCTTGCCGGCCTGGATGACCTTCTCCAGCAGGGGCAGCAGCTCAGCGATCGCGGAGATCTTGCCCTGGTGGATGAGGATGTACGGGTCGTCGAGGACCGCCTCCTGGCGCTCCGCGTCGGTGACGAAGTACGCCGAGATGAAGCCCTTGTCGAACTGCATGCCCTCGGTGAACTCGAGCTCGGTGGAGGGGGTGTTGGACTCCTCGACCGTGATCACGCCGTCCTTGCCGACCTTGCCGAAGGCCTCGGCCAGCAGCTCGCCGATGTGGGCGTCGCGGGAGGAGACCGTCGCCACGGAGGCGATGTCCTTCTCGTCGTCGACGTCGCGGGCGGCGGCCTTGAGCGCGTCGCCGACAGCAGCCGCGGCCGCGTCCATGCCGCGCTTGAGACCCATCGGGTTCACGCCGGCGGCAACCGCGCGCAGGCCCTCGTGGACGAGCGCCTGGGCCAGGACCGTGGCGGTCGTCGTACCGTCACCGGCGACGTCGTTGGTCTTGGTGGCGACCTCCTTGGTGAGCTGCGCACCGAGGTTCTCGAACGGGTCGTCGAGCTCGACCTCACGAGCGACGGTCACGCCGTCGTTGGTGATCGTCGGCGCTCCCCACTTCTTGTCCAGCACGACGTAGCGGCCCTTCGGGCCGAGCGTCACCTTGACGGTGTTCGCGAGGGCATCGACGCCGCGCTCGAGCGCGCGCCGTGCGTCCTCGTTGAACTCCAGGATCTTGGGCATTGACTACTCCTTGGGAAGTGCCGAAGGCGTCACGCGGTCCAGCTGCGTGACGCCTCCGAGCAGCATCGAGTGCTTGGATCAGGCCAGGACGGCGAGGACGTCGCGGGCCGAGAGGATCAGGAACTCCTCGCCGCCGTACTTGACCTCGGTGCCGCCGTACTTGCTGTAGATGACCTTGTCGCCGACGCTCACGTCGACCGGGACACGGTTGCCGTTGTCGTCGATGCGGCCGGGGCCGACAGCGAGGACCTCGCCCTCCTGCGGCTTCTCCTTGGCCGTGTCAGGGATGACCAGACCGGAGGCGGTGGTCTGCTCGGCCTCGAGGGGCTTGACGACGATGCGGTCCTCGAGCGGCTTGATGTTGACCGACACGATGTCGACCTCCACTTTCTAGGGCTGATGCGATGGTTGCTGCTTGGTTCGTGGTGCGGTCGCGGGCACCTGGGCGCCCTCGACCGGCGTTGGCACACTCGGTACGAGAGTGCCAAAGGTGAAACTAGCACTCTGTGTCAGTGAGTGCCAGAGGCGGCCGGGGCATGCGCCCGCTGCCAAGGCGCAAAGTGGTTGACCCGGGTCGCGTGGACGCGGAAGCGTGAGCCCCATGTTCGCTGCGCTGGGCCGCTTCGTGACCCGATTCCGCTGGTTCGTCATCGCCGCCTGGCTGCTGCTGGCCGTCGTCGTGAGCGCCAGCGCCCCGGCACTGGAGTCCACCCAGGACAACTCCGAGTTCCTGCCCGAGCACTACGAGTCGGTCCAGGCGCTGGCGTTGCAGGAGGAGAAGTTCTCCGACGCCTTCTCCCCCGGCGCGATCCTCGTCGTCGAGCGCGAGGACGGTGGCGAGCTCACCGCCGCGGACCAGGCCGCCGTCGGCACCCTTGCCACCCAGCTCGCCCCCGAGCTGGGCACGAAGACCTTCCAGCCGCTGGTGATCGCCCAGGACGAGCAGGGCAAGCCCAACCTCTCGCCGGACGCGAAGGTCATGTTCGCGGTCATCCCGCTGGCCGAGGACGCCAGCGGGTACGACGCCCAGGCGTTCGAGGACGGCCAGGCGCTGCGCGACGCGATCGACGAGCTCACCGAGGACACCGGCCTCGAGGTGCGGGCGACCGGCACCGTGCCGCAAGGCCTGGACTCGCAGGAGTCCGGTGAGCGGGCGCTGCTCGTCGTCGGCATCGCCACCATCGTGCTCATCGTCGGGCTGCTGGCGCTGATCTTCCGCAGCGTGCTGATCTGCCTGCTCCCGCTCGTCACCGTCGGCATCGTCTCGGTGATCGCGACCGGTGTGATCGGGTGGGCCAACGCGGCCTTCGACCTCAAGGCCGACTCCTCCGTCGAGCAGATCCTGGTCGTGGTGCTGTACGGCGTCGGCACCGACTACATCCTGTTCTTCCTCTTCCGCCACCGCGAGCGGCTGCGCCAGGGCGCGTCGGTGCAGAGCTCGGTGGTGCACAGCCTCGACCGGGCCGGCGAGGCGATCGCCTCGGCCGGTGGCGCGGTGATCGTGGCCTTCATGGCGCTGGTCCTCAGCTCGCTGAGCATCTTCCGCGCGATCGGCCCGGCGCTGGCGATCGCCGTGTTCGTCACGCTGCTCGCCGCGCTCACCCTCGTGCCCGCCCTGGTCTCGCTGCTCGGCAAGGCGCTGTTCTGGCCGTCGAAGGCCTGGCAGAAGGAGCCGAAGCACGGCGCCTTCATCCGGATCGGGCGGACCGTGGGCCGCCGCCCCGGGCG
This genomic window contains:
- the groES gene encoding co-chaperone GroES; amino-acid sequence: MSVNIKPLEDRIVVKPLEAEQTTASGLVIPDTAKEKPQEGEVLAVGPGRIDDNGNRVPVDVSVGDKVIYSKYGGTEVKYGGEEFLILSARDVLAVLA
- a CDS encoding MMPL family transporter, which produces MFAALGRFVTRFRWFVIAAWLLLAVVVSASAPALESTQDNSEFLPEHYESVQALALQEEKFSDAFSPGAILVVEREDGGELTAADQAAVGTLATQLAPELGTKTFQPLVIAQDEQGKPNLSPDAKVMFAVIPLAEDASGYDAQAFEDGQALRDAIDELTEDTGLEVRATGTVPQGLDSQESGERALLVVGIATIVLIVGLLALIFRSVLICLLPLVTVGIVSVIATGVIGWANAAFDLKADSSVEQILVVVLYGVGTDYILFFLFRHRERLRQGASVQSSVVHSLDRAGEAIASAGGAVIVAFMALVLSSLSIFRAIGPALAIAVFVTLLAALTLVPALVSLLGKALFWPSKAWQKEPKHGAFIRIGRTVGRRPGRTALVSGGVMAVLAIFALGFNPSFDFNSSLPEGVESTEALETFQENFSAGAAEPVPVLLDTDGTEVGGDELAAFGAALGEAQGVDAVSEPVPAKDGTAFQYYLTLADDPTSDAAQDNVGGPIRDVAHDAAPEGTEAFVGGTPGIFADMSSAMARDYRVVFPVAAGVILLILALLLRSLVAPWFLMAAVGLGFAATLGLTVIAFQLIGDETGLIFILPIYIYLFVTALGTDYNILMIARLREEGREGHDPHAAAAQAVTHAGPTIGAAGLILAGTFASLMLAGNTLLVSMGFALAVGILIVAFVMSMFFTPALTSLLGHAAWWPGHGDRARPDGRDGRDGRDGHDGHGPDDGPAPEAVTAGSSR